Below is a window of Uloborus diversus isolate 005 chromosome 3, Udiv.v.3.1, whole genome shotgun sequence DNA.
ATAAGAAACAAACATCCTTTTTGGAATATCAGATTGCAATCAACAAGAGAAGTTCACAACTTGACACCGAACGAATCGTATATACGAAATTTTACCCTTCTGTAACAACATTTTTGTGCTGTGCAAGGTACTTTACATTGCAAGCGCATACATACAAATTTCATGATGAAACTGATCCAAATGAATTTGGAGGTAGTCAAAATGCGTATTTTTTGGTTACAAAAAACTTACCTACAAGTTTATAcaccaaaatacttttaaatatcataaaaaactaATCAAAATGGGTTTAGGTGTAATGAAAATGGAAGTTTATGCTGAATGTGAGTGATAAATTTTTCGTGAAGGCAATTCATCCTCTTCATTGTACATCGAAGAAAAAGATGCACATCTTTATGTCGTccagatattgaaaattttaatcgtTAAGAATTTTTCGGATAACCTTAGTCTTCAGTTATCTTAGGTGACGCAAACCCGAAAACGATACTCTACTGTACTGTAGAAATTGCCAATTTTTCAACCGCAACAAAAAATAACATGGCGGACTTAAAAATTCCAAACAATCGCTTTAAGTGTTGTGTGAGAAAGTTTAAACTTTCATAGAAATAAATATCGGATCGTTGggcttatgggggggggggcatagttGTTAAATGaactaataatgttttttaaatggtCGTATTATTTGGAATAATTATCAATATTGATTCTTATAACGATTCTAGGCATAAATCATACTGAGATTTTTAATAAAAGGTGAATCTTTTCGGTAAATATTGAACGTTTTTGTCTAAattatttgtgtgaaattttacaaattttagctTTGAACGCACCTTGAGaagttttgctgaaattttccttaaaaatgcgTAGTTAGAGAAACCaatgaagtgatttttttttttttttttttttttttttgtcaacgaTTTATTTTATGTTGTAACAAATCGGATAACATTTTTAATGGACGTCAAGGATGTACAAATCAAAAATAGAAATAACGTTTATCTTTTTTAATGCTTCTTACTACACTGAGGAAATATACTTTAGAGAGGGAGTACTGCCGCACTGGCAGTCGCATTTATCTTTATCTTGCTTATCGGAGTATTTCACTTCTGAAACTGGAACCAAATTTCGTTGTCTTTTATTTGGGTCTACTGGAGACGTCAAGAGGGAATTCTGTGGCTTTTCTTGATCTTTTaccttttttcctgttttttcatCTTTCTTAAAATCATCTTCATACAAGTTTAATTTCTTTGGGCCCTGAAATACACATAAATAGCAAATAAATTCTGAATCTTAGCAAAGTTCATTCTTTTGTGGAGAAAAATTATATCGATTTTAATCCATCGTGCTATGTAAAATTaaatacacaaaatttttttattgaaagatcaTCAAGTACTAAAGAcgcgattttcatgaagtttcagatttttcgtAGCACTTTCTAAGTGTCTTACAGTGACTAGAAAAAAATCTTACGTAGGTTATCACGGCGCGACTTCAATGAAGGTCAGAAAtgagggaagaggggggggggatgcgcaACAACTTCAAGACTTTACCTGAAATTCAATCTCCCCACCTTCTCCCAATGCTTTGTATCTTTTCCTctctaatatttaaaaagttaaaatttctttattactTGGCGTGAAAATCATGTCAGTCTAGTTTTTGTAAAATCGAAATCAATTTCAAACATATTAAATAATAATGCATAGTAACAGAAATACTTACGAACTACAAATGGACAAAATGTTACATCGTTCGAAACTATTACTTACCCTTTGTTGTGGAGCAGGGGGTAGAACTGCTACTTTAGGTTGGGGAATGGGACCTGAGAACTGCAGCCTTCTTACAGGACCTAGTACAGGTAATGGAATCTTTCTAAACAAATTTTGCTCATACAGACTTGGTGcatgtgaacaattgaaatgGAACCACCAGTCACAAACGAAGTATCTTTGATGAAAAACCGTACCATTTACACACAGAAAACTTGCGTTACGACCATCAGGAAAACAGACATGGTAAGCCTGAAAATACAAAATCCGCTGTTAAAAGTACTATGTAACGCATTCTAAAAGACGTAAAAACAGTAATTAATCAAATTCACGTAAGTTTTGGGAGTAAATAAAAACGAAACGCacagcattgattttttttgttaatttttttagtatggtTATGATAACGATACTCCAGAACTAGAGATAGTTGTTTTCTTCTTGTTGAGAAAGAGCAGGAATTCTTATATTGGCACAAGGCCGGTTACTATCGCAGAATTTTGTTGGCACAACAAACTGGCTTCCACCtcacccctattttttttaacaagtagTCGGTTAATCTTTCGTTCCAGCTGAAATTAAGTTATCGGAACCAACCTATAATTTCTTtctaaccgacttcaaaaaaggaggttatgatttcgtcttgcggctttttatgaatgttttcgtattacttcaagaatactggaccgatatgagaactttttttgtttggaagggtatgttTTCCAGAtagtcccatgttaattttgtctggatctaaTGAGGGATCCCgtagaaatctaagaaactttaaatttcatacgttgcggctacgtagaccagctttcgtcagtaGCACGATACGTCATAGATCATGTGATTTTGGACTAAACGATGCAtttttttcgacggaggaatcttgtgttgaacaatatttaattcttacgcatcgggatgtttgatttttcacggcgccgcctattaattttaattatagtcttactaatgtattgattactcatgtagcaaatcggtaaattaaatgtattttgttacgaaaatagttgaattaattaatttaatataaaatccTTTTTActaacaaatattttcatttagtcattaaaggttttttttttttttttaatatttcagttttggaaTATATTTAGTattcaattcaaggggaattgaagacaaaaatctcCGCCCCCTCCGACGATTGaatttatgttccttaataaatgtatcgtaactggtgtccgatttctgaagtttgacaagtattctagatttaatatttcttgacgccgtcagtttaatttacagttatggcaatactaattaacagacttcgttggaatttttttatgtactatgcttcCCGATTACTGGAAAACGCTTGGACCGAttaagaaaattctttttctgtttgaaacggtatacttctcccggtcgtctaatggtcttctactccgggtatgagggatcctggagaaatcgagggaactcttcaaatttcatactctcgctttgttgtttgtaaatgcATAGCGTAtcacttagtgaaacgattttttatggattttttttaaattaatggataggagtgagatctaacttaggtcccaaacgTTTGCCTCATCATATTagttcaatattaaacgattgaatataaaatcaattgttaaagaaagtaccataaaacattaatattaatcggGGGTACCCCCTTAAGGGTGGGCGGGGggtgaggggtatttttcattcttaggggagctcttgctttgggggagttCCCCCCTAAATATTTCTACTGCATTAATTCATTAgcagtcatatcgcaaattttgaataaagattcctctgaagcaaacaggaaattcatttagtatcattgctctagtagtattttgatcttcatatgtACGACATCACGGTAGATACTCTGTTTTTAGcgtggtgttgatctataacgaGGCCAAGTAAAAAGCAAAGtgacttttttcacgagttacgtgacacgtattattatgtgaaatataaaatagttagggaAACCatttacatttaaatggttctaactaaattagcgcacaaataaatcctggagaggaacaaagatcagtttttagtgccaatcgtataaaatgttatacgcaataagattttttttttcttttttctttttgaaccaacttcaaaaaagacgttctcagTTCGTCGGAATCATTTTATATATATcccccgtaaactcaaacacacatagaccaatttggaaatttctttttttttttttttctctcgtttagaaaggtatatacttcccaggtgatcccacGTTCATCAGGTCAGTGTCTGAAGATGGGattcttgaaaaatcaagaaaagtcTTTAAATTCTATGGGCacagttaaagcgatttctgttgttttttagtgactcgtgatttttttcggaaagcaaactttgataaagtcaaactgatgatgaagacaattttctttgtaaataattgtgcatttgaaaaagcctttcttcacagtcttaagaagtctccgagacgctgtgctctatttctttctctattttgctcatcttagctgttttcataCTCCTGTGCTAAatgctttctcactcgagatgtacgtaaggaaCGCACCACATACTTTACATTAcgttacttattttatatttacaccactaaaaagcaaaaaataaattattttcaaataaaaaaagaactgactTCAAAAGGGGAACtcacaaagaggaactaaaaagtaaaaaataataggtcatacttacatacgatttcctacccaaacgtataaatcaaatttattttacaattccagtacaaaaaccaactaaactaaacacccaattataaaataaacactgattttaactactatacaatgaattattttaatacctaacaaattatatacgatctcttaatgtttaataaccttttgaagtcgaggcctcctaatgtaactgagtaggtttaaaGACTAATTctgcgtttagttaaattagtgttcaaatCAGGTGGGttttcagttacgttaggtagtagtttataggaggccccccGACTctaaaaggttattaaaaagattaagagatcgtatataatttgttagatattaaaataattcatcgaatagtaattaaaatcagtgtttaatttataattgggtttttagtttagttggtttttgtactggaattgtaaaataaatttgatttatacgtttgggtaggaaatcgtataaGTAAGTATGACccattatcttcaaaaaaaaaaaaaaaaaaaaaaacgtaaatatagtttttttttttttacatcttccTTTTTCGAATATTTGTCATCCCTGATTCGCAATTCAGTTCCTGCgcggaaaagtattttagtagagCAGTTTCAATTTACTTAGTCGATAGCATTAGGGTGATTTCTTGATATTGTctgtgtgcgttttttttttttttttttaattttatttttttattttgttgttgcaGTTTGCAAAAGTAGCAGAAGGAGTAATTCTTACTATTTTTCACTTAATCTTGGAAAACAAAAAGGTCGATATGCTCAAAATTTCAACTGCATGAAAATTGGCACAGTGGAACTGTAAATGAAAATGCAAAGCCGAACTTGTAAATAACTTTCACAGAAGGCGATTTCAGCTTTAAAGAGAAACAGGAGCCCAGTCAACAAATAATTAGAGCCAAATTTATTAAAGGAACCGATACGTCACGAATTTTTGTTTCCTCGAAGCACGGCAGAATAAGTTTTGCTATGCACAACACATAATTGTAGAAATGTCATGAAATGCAGCATGCAGCAACACAAGTTAGCATAAAATTTATTCGGAATACTTACAAAGCTCACAACCGTCTACGGCTACTCTGACCGTATCGACGCCCATTTCAAAAATGCACTAATACACAAAATACATATAAAACCAGTAACTTCACCCGCTGTTTTGGCGCGTATTTTTGAAGCTTAAAGCATCCTTTGTCCTTAAGCTCAATAGAAAATTTTTGTAACCGAAAGGCTAAATTACTTTTGCTCAATTCACAAATTCAAAGCATTTATCTTAGTTCACAGGGTTAAAAAACTAAATAGCTGAGCAAGGTTCCTTTGGTGGGTCAATCTATTCCATCATACTAATGATAGCTGCCTGCCAGATTAGTTGCGACAACTACCATTACACTATACAGCAGCAATTTAGCGGAAATATCGCGAGTAACCATTTTGCCCGCAACGGCCGTTATGTTATACCCAACTAATAGTGTATTAGGGGGGCGAAAAGTTAAGTTGATCATTACACTTTTTCCCCTCACATTTTTAAACCTTCTGCAATATCTTTGCTGTCCCCTTAAATTTAATACCCTGGCTCTGTGCCCTGTATGCATATGCCTCTTACAGATATAGGGCACATAGGGGAGAAATACTTCGAGCAACAAGTAGAAAGggtcttaattttttaataaaccgAACCAATTGCGTTCCTTTAAAATCGTTTCCCATCTTTTTATTGATGGTTGTAATAAATGTTTGGTTTCTTTTAGGGGCAGTAGCACTTATATTTATATCTTGATTAATGTGTTATGAGACTATTCATTAACCATGTTACGATGACCATGTTAACCATGAGTCGATAACGAGGAAAATTATTCAGTTGAAACGAAGATATATTTGATACTTCAACAATATAAATGAACTTTACTGATTCATCTCTGAGAGTGATTTACTTATTTGTACAAGTTCTATAAATTGAAATCAGAACaatatcaacaaaaaatgttAGCTGATTTGATTTTAGGTTACACTAGGATGGACAGATATTGTGCTGATTTTGAATAATTGCAATGCATAAGTGTTCATATAGCTAACAAAAAATACTACACAATAGCTATCATGGAACAAGAATCAGTATCAAGTATTTCTTGATGacattttatgaaaacaaaacatcataaccagagcagtaagttactgcccctaagGCAGGGCGAAGGTAGTATTACATGCAATTTACCAGACAGCCCAGttgtcacatccagagactgcagtttcgttcttgttttAGAATTATCAGTCTGgagtagtgaataaccgagctggaagcagatgtcatctcattgaagcagaGAGTGGCAACGAaatggtaggtaaagtaaatttatctcaccagtgaatGTCCACAGCaaggtgcggttcaactcgtaaattagAAGCAAAGCTATTGGTTTCAAACTATGAGTCAGAATGATGCTCAGACATGACCTTGTGCCAATTGCAGACTCAATTCATATAGATTCTTTAACTGGCGATATGTTTTCCAGCTAGTTTTTTGTCTTGTTCAGCCTTACTTTACAATCTCCATGTGGAATGTGTTCCAGTCGTATAAGATGCATATGATCCACTGAGGATAGATTGACTCcaccctccacccccccccccctcacagaTTGCATGTAGacaatttatatgcttaaattttgaTTCAAGCGTTGACATCAGTATTAGTACAGTAACATTTTCTTAAAACGTACCTGACAATCAGCTTCAACGTCAGCAAAGTATCCGGCATAATCATAATCTTTGCATCGGAAGCTAGTTCCTTCAGGCACAGAACTGTGAACTGGATAATCGAGTCCTGCTTGTCCAGGAATATTGTCACCATCTACATCATTCAACCAGTTACCAGTTGCTAATAGAGCTTGACGTAACCGAACACTTTGGTTCTGTTTAagtggagggggaaaaaaagacatTTCTGGGTTTAGAAACTTTGTGTGGTTATAAGGagaataattaattttgataaaatcagttAAGTATATTTTTCATACCTGGGTATCTTGAAGCATGctcagaaaaactaaaaataaaagaatgtgattaatttcaaactaaagaaaaaagttCACTCTAAAACATTATTCATGATTATTGTCTATGCGGtgattgatatttattttgaaattcatagAGTAGGTAAAATTTCCCGTGAAAAAAATTGTACCTCTCTCAAATGTGCACAAATGTACATGTTTTCAAATAAATGACACAAAACTTTCCCGAAATTTCACTCCTGTATGAGTGGTAAATTATGTTACGAGCTCTAACTGTACAATAGATTGCAGCCACATTGCATACACAATTAACGACacattttgttacattaaatTACTAGTTCAAATCTCTTATTTCCGAAAGAACCGTCCTTAAACATTTTACATTGCAATTTTGTCTAAGCTTCGTCCATCATATTACGAAAATGGTCTCACGATGCAAAGCACATAAGTTCTTCTTTGCAATGGAAGGAAGAATATCtagttaaagcagaaatacgatacagggtgttccgttttaacctgcaagacttttatcTCCGCAACTGTTAGacctaggtgtatacttccaattgcaaaaatgttcaaaatcagatgcgagTTAAGATatggaaagtttgaagcaaaataaaaatgagtcaaaaaatacaaaatttaactttttacacgggccccTGACTTacgtttagggaaataatctccattgaaagatattactaacacaaaatacttgacatttgtgctaccaaaactcaaggagatatttcagtttaaagttttaaatgaccATACCAAAGATGATATTGGAACTTACCGCCCTTTcataagaatgacaggtcgtcaaagtaagaaaaacaagatatttatatttttcattgctattcaaaaatgaatgtaAATGTTACGCCATGATGcgcaaaaacacacgacaaaacctcgaacagtttggaaaaccacactctatgcacatgtataattttaaacacatgttaactgctttattttcccccaaaaggcgttattgactgcgggtgtaaagtggtgtaagtcacaaaacgctgcgtttcatatctcgatgaatattggtcatactaatttcaaactttttgtgttggaattgtttttcaatggagattatttccctaactataagttaggggacatgggtatcgtataaaaagttaaattttgtattttttgacttatttttatttttactttctattttcagtatcttaactctggatctgtttttgaacatttttgcaatggaagcatacatctaggactaagggtttcgaaaataaaggtcttgcaggttaaaacggaacaccctgcataacGCAAAAATTACTGAAGAATATAATTAATCACGTACTCCTCCCTGAGCTGTAGTGCCCTATATCTATTGGGTACTACATCCAATAAGcctatttcaaaaaacaaacccTGGTTCAAGCAAAAATACTATATCTTTTTGCTGATAATATAGTTCTATTCAACTGAACTGTTTTAGCATCCAAgtgtatgaaaaatgtttgaactaGTATGCTACAGCGTGAATTTGGTGGGAGATCTAGCGAATGAACTGGGGATAACAATTTATGATTTTGAGTTATTTTCATTACGAGTGTGTGACAAAAAATTATGGGTGCATTTATAGATTGACTGCTCTTCGATTTTGCTTGTTCTATGAGAGTATTggaagatattttttgaaatagaaacaACTGGCTATGCGGCAGAGAGCAGTCACAAACAAACAGCAAATGACGAGTAACTTTAAGCAAAAACAAAATCGATAATTTTGAATACGGTTTTATTACCTGTATTGAAAATCCAAATCTTGAAAAAAACGTCCATGAAAATTATTATATGGTTTTCTTCCTAAAAggcaaaaaaacattaaattttattatgtaaaacGAAAAGGGAAGAAATATCGTATGCGCGTTCAAAGATACGCTTCAACTCCATTTGACAATCTGTGCAACATGCACAAATGAATCAAAATTAAGAAtaagatgtgaaaaaaaaaatatgtaacataTATATTTGTTACGATACTCATGAAAGAGACGCATTGAATTTTTTAGCTTCTTACTTTTTTAGGTGTAAATTTTTCGATCTCGTTATTCAAGCACGAAAAATCCATCAAAGAGAGAGATTAATGTATTAATTTTGTAACTACTAATTTATTCTATCAATGTTTTGACATatgaattaatttaatgttacaGTCTATGAAATAATCGAATACTAACCTAACAACCTCGTTCATCCAAATATTTCCAATTTTAGATTTCGCAAGGGAGCGTTTGCTCTCTCAATTTAAACAGGACTGCGTGCTAAGCACTTCGCTCCGGTTTTTACATACAGTaacactgttaaaatttttatttattaatagaaAAGACAACGCAGGAAAAATTTACTGCACAAAGAAAGGAAATCAATCTGAGACCAAAAGTGCAAAGGAAACCTCCATCTCCTGTACCGCACACAGGCAACAAGCATGACCATGGAAGattcatatttacaaataaaacgcATACGGTTGCTTCAAGATCTTGGACAGATAGTTTCATTCAACAATCGATATCGTAATCTATTTCTATTTATAAAGTAGTCAATTTTATGTACTTTTAATACTTACATACTCAGGCTTTGCTATAAAATTCCTATGCATATAATGTGTCTTTTGCTCTGTAAAACAGTTCAGGCGTTTATCATAACAAACAGACTTCACATAGTCACATGTAAACTTCAAAGACGTAATCCTTGAAAAGTCGTGTGGGGATACTACTCGTATCAAAGATGGGAAGTGGTGTACGCGCCTTAAACAAGGCTCCTCTGCAACCAAAATGATAGATTTCACCCCAAATTATGAAGAGTTACAATTTTGTTGTGTTGAAATTTGTAACCGTCACAATTTTTCaggttattttctttcttttcatttttacgGTTTCCCCCACCCCAAGCAAATATTACTTTAAtctacaaataaattttaaataaaatttaatgttcccaataattttaataatttcaaatgaGCAATTTTTCTTACGAAAGCTCACCGGCGGCATTGAATGAA
It encodes the following:
- the LOC129219312 gene encoding uncharacterized protein LOC129219312 — protein: MDVFFKIWIFNTVFLSMLQDTQNQSVRLRQALLATGNWLNDVDGDNIPGQAGLDYPVHSSVPEGTSFRCKDYDYAGYFADVEADCQAYHVCFPDGRNASFLCVNGTVFHQRYFVCDWWFHFNCSHAPSLYEQNLFRKIPLPVLGPVRRLQFSGPIPQPKVAVLPPAPQQRGPKKLNLYEDDFKKDEKTGKKVKDQEKPQNSLLTSPVDPNKRQRNLVPVSEVKYSDKQDKDKCDCQCGSTPSLKYISSV